One window of the Archangium primigenium genome contains the following:
- a CDS encoding RNA polymerase sigma factor — MERFCDGDQTAFEALFTRHAGGVQGFLTRMVHDAPLAEDLLQTTFLSVVRSRGRYTRGTRFTPWLMTIAANAARDALRRRQHREAYSRQASAEPVSSEPPAVGDPGMRKHLEVALAQLSEDQREAILLHKLEGWSFEEIATLRGISVSAARVRAHRGYEKLRHLLDGVGDF; from the coding sequence ATGGAACGTTTCTGCGACGGTGATCAGACGGCTTTCGAGGCCCTCTTCACCCGGCATGCCGGGGGTGTGCAGGGCTTCCTGACGCGCATGGTGCACGACGCGCCACTCGCGGAGGACCTGCTGCAGACGACGTTCCTGTCCGTCGTGCGCTCGCGCGGCCGGTACACGCGGGGCACCCGCTTCACGCCCTGGCTGATGACGATCGCCGCCAACGCCGCCCGGGACGCGCTGCGCCGCCGCCAGCACCGCGAGGCGTACTCGCGCCAGGCCTCCGCCGAGCCCGTGTCCTCCGAGCCGCCCGCGGTGGGCGACCCCGGCATGCGCAAGCACCTGGAGGTCGCGCTCGCGCAGCTGTCCGAGGATCAGCGCGAGGCCATCCTCCTGCACAAGCTGGAGGGCTGGTCGTTCGAGGAGATCGCCACCCTGCGCGGCATCAGCGTGAGCGCGGCGCGGGTCCGGGCCCACCGGGGATACGAGAAATTGCGGCACCTGTTGGACGGAGTGGGGGACTTCTGA
- a CDS encoding Carotenogenesis protein CarS, whose amino-acid sequence MNPDTGLIFLEDVKGAPVRVGEPVCVLGDTLDGSLDARFVGRRGTVVALVYDEPRTQYPADPLIQVRVEGLGEDLFFASELERAPEWAWFMALEPADEDLRGLELAP is encoded by the coding sequence ATGAACCCTGACACTGGCCTGATCTTCCTCGAGGATGTGAAGGGCGCGCCCGTGCGCGTGGGCGAGCCGGTGTGCGTGCTCGGCGACACCCTGGATGGCTCGTTGGACGCGCGCTTCGTGGGCCGCCGGGGCACGGTGGTGGCGCTCGTGTACGACGAGCCGCGCACCCAGTACCCGGCGGACCCCCTCATCCAGGTGCGGGTGGAGGGCCTGGGCGAGGATCTCTTCTTCGCGAGTGAGCTGGAGCGGGCCCCGGAGTGGGCCTGGTTCATGGCCCTGGAGCCCGCGGACGAGGACCTCCGGGGCCTGGAACTCGCGCCCTGA
- a CDS encoding ATP-binding protein, translating into MKLATRLWLLGAVVPMVGMLVALLLADVFFEALLAREVDRALLTQAAVESVSLFDGPRGEPHLHMLGSPLERAVRPFAPDAELFSPEGRRLAVYPAHRDEGVGGVPATPPPGEPVLETVRGADGVRTRRLTLGVLAPTGGVYTLRLTASLAQQDAAVRTFGSVTLAAAALLGVGLFALQTWQARWLAGRLGQLRGLIGRMREGVPTEREAGRRGADEVAEVEGALHEASARLGEARAAQEHLIARAAHELRTPLALMRTSLDLALWKERDPQALRESLEETRREVVRLSALAGNLLDLASFGQGGWEVRAGDLREVVDDAASAARAEAEGRGVWITVEGPEPAPCAFHAASVRQAMDNLLANALRYAPSGTEISVRLAHAGAGWRLSVRDRGPGIPAEHWDTVFQPFFRAEPKGAGTGLGLAVVREVAHRHGGRVQVVPVEAPGTEVVLELPEAGPARTS; encoded by the coding sequence GTGAAGCTGGCGACACGGTTGTGGCTGCTCGGCGCGGTCGTCCCCATGGTGGGCATGCTCGTGGCGTTGCTGCTCGCGGACGTCTTCTTCGAGGCCCTGCTCGCGCGCGAGGTGGACCGGGCCCTGCTCACCCAGGCGGCGGTGGAGTCGGTGAGCCTCTTCGACGGGCCCCGGGGCGAGCCGCACCTGCACATGCTCGGCTCGCCGCTGGAGCGCGCGGTGCGGCCCTTCGCGCCCGACGCGGAGCTCTTCTCCCCCGAGGGCCGCCGCCTGGCCGTCTACCCCGCCCACCGGGACGAGGGCGTCGGCGGGGTGCCCGCCACGCCTCCGCCGGGTGAGCCCGTGCTCGAGACGGTGCGGGGCGCGGATGGCGTGCGCACCCGCCGGCTCACGCTGGGGGTGCTCGCGCCGACGGGTGGGGTGTACACGCTGCGGCTGACCGCGTCGCTCGCGCAGCAGGACGCGGCGGTGCGCACCTTCGGCTCGGTGACGCTGGCGGCGGCGGCGCTGCTCGGCGTGGGGCTCTTCGCCCTGCAGACGTGGCAGGCGCGCTGGCTCGCGGGGCGGCTCGGGCAGTTGCGCGGGCTCATCGGCCGGATGCGCGAGGGCGTGCCGACGGAACGCGAGGCCGGGCGGCGCGGCGCGGACGAGGTGGCCGAGGTGGAGGGCGCGCTGCACGAGGCCTCGGCGCGGCTGGGCGAGGCGCGCGCGGCCCAGGAGCACCTCATCGCCCGAGCGGCGCACGAGCTGCGCACGCCGCTCGCGCTCATGCGCACGAGCCTGGACCTGGCGCTGTGGAAGGAGCGGGACCCCCAGGCGCTGCGCGAGTCCCTGGAGGAGACGCGGCGCGAGGTGGTGCGGCTGAGCGCGCTGGCGGGCAACCTGCTGGACCTGGCGTCCTTCGGGCAGGGCGGGTGGGAGGTGCGCGCGGGAGACTTGCGCGAGGTGGTGGACGACGCGGCCTCGGCGGCGCGGGCGGAGGCGGAGGGGCGGGGCGTGTGGATCACCGTGGAGGGCCCGGAGCCGGCGCCTTGCGCGTTCCACGCGGCCTCGGTGCGCCAGGCGATGGACAACCTCCTGGCGAACGCGCTGCGCTACGCGCCCTCGGGCACGGAGATCTCCGTGCGCCTCGCGCACGCGGGGGCGGGGTGGCGGCTGTCGGTGAGGGACCGGGGGCCGGGCATTCCCGCCGAGCACTGGGACACCGTCTTCCAGCCCTTCTTCCGGGCGGAGCCCAAGGGGGCGGGGACGGGACTGGGTCTGGCGGTGGTGCGCGAGGTGGCCCACCGCCACGGAGGCCGCGTTCAGGTGGTCCCGGTCGAGGCCCCGGGCACCGAGGTGGTGCTGGAGTTGCCCGAGGCGGGACCGGCGCGAACGTCCTGA
- a CDS encoding adenylate/guanylate cyclase domain-containing protein: protein MKTANLAIVFTDIQGFSERTSRQTLEENQRLLRVHGDLLIPIFRSFGGRIIKSIGDAFLVTFESPTQAVLSGMAIQDRLWSYNRSAPDAERLDVRVAINVGEVRLESQDVFGEPVNIAARVESIAEAGEVFFTEAVYLAMNKAEVPSREVGTFELKGIPGKIRVFRVPRAPYRVETPAPEQARAEPPASPEQPPFGNLALSRVPEVALTPPSHVAERLVRGTRTALLAVKSPRAWPLPPRVLALGGAALALVLVVGLGLLLRGSPVASAITFVAEAPTPREKGERAEAARRLIAEQDAGPGEREWWTGQLEEALDRPREAIRHYTAAAKAGETQAPARLVELLGDKGCTARVEAAEALGALKWRPARSALETLAKEGGPGDSRGLFGCNSRGAAEDALKRLGR, encoded by the coding sequence TTGAAGACCGCCAACCTCGCCATCGTGTTCACCGACATCCAGGGCTTCTCCGAGCGCACCAGCCGGCAGACCCTGGAGGAGAACCAGCGCCTGCTGCGGGTGCATGGCGATCTGCTCATTCCCATCTTCCGCTCCTTTGGCGGGCGCATCATCAAGTCCATCGGGGACGCGTTCCTCGTCACCTTCGAGTCGCCCACCCAGGCGGTGCTCAGTGGCATGGCCATCCAGGACAGGCTCTGGAGCTACAACCGGAGCGCCCCGGACGCCGAGCGGCTGGACGTGCGCGTGGCCATCAACGTGGGCGAGGTGCGGCTGGAGTCCCAGGACGTCTTCGGCGAGCCCGTCAACATCGCCGCGCGCGTGGAGTCCATCGCCGAGGCGGGCGAGGTCTTCTTCACCGAGGCCGTCTACCTCGCGATGAACAAGGCGGAGGTGCCCTCGCGCGAGGTGGGCACCTTCGAGCTCAAGGGCATTCCCGGGAAGATCCGCGTCTTTCGGGTGCCCCGGGCGCCCTATCGCGTGGAGACGCCGGCCCCGGAGCAGGCCCGCGCGGAGCCCCCGGCGTCCCCGGAGCAGCCGCCCTTTGGCAACCTCGCCCTCTCGCGCGTGCCGGAGGTGGCCCTGACGCCCCCGTCCCACGTGGCCGAGCGGCTGGTGCGCGGCACCCGCACGGCCCTGCTCGCGGTGAAGTCCCCGCGCGCCTGGCCGCTGCCGCCTCGGGTGCTCGCCCTGGGCGGCGCGGCGCTGGCGCTGGTGCTCGTGGTGGGGCTCGGGCTCTTGCTGCGCGGCTCGCCGGTGGCCTCCGCCATCACCTTCGTCGCCGAGGCCCCGACGCCCCGCGAGAAGGGGGAGCGGGCGGAGGCGGCCCGCCGGCTCATCGCCGAGCAGGACGCGGGACCGGGGGAGCGCGAGTGGTGGACCGGCCAGCTCGAGGAGGCCCTGGATCGCCCCCGGGAGGCCATCCGGCACTACACCGCCGCGGCCAAGGCGGGCGAGACCCAGGCCCCCGCGCGGCTCGTGGAGCTGCTCGGAGACAAGGGGTGCACGGCGCGCGTGGAGGCCGCGGAGGCCCTGGGCGCGCTCAAGTGGCGCCCGGCGCGCTCCGCCCTGGAGACGCTCGCCAAGGAGGGGGGGCCGGGGGATTCCCGGGGCCTCTTCGGGTGCAATTCACGCGGCGCGGCGGAAGACGCGCTCAAGCGGCTCGGACGGTGA
- the nadD gene encoding nicotinate (nicotinamide) nucleotide adenylyltransferase: MSPSSGTSLRVALLGGSFNPPHVGHLMAAHYVRATQEVDEVWLMPTFRHPFGKVSAPFEHRVRMCERMCEDAAGWLKTSPVEREVGKDGRTVDTLDFLQARHPGHRFSLVIGSDILKDLPHWKDFERIQRLARVVVLYRAGYPAPGTVGPPLAEVSSTDIRERLARGEPPTDLVPQVVLAYAREHHLYAF, translated from the coding sequence ATGAGCCCGTCGTCGGGGACGTCGCTCCGGGTCGCGCTCCTGGGCGGCTCCTTCAATCCGCCGCACGTGGGGCACCTCATGGCCGCCCACTACGTGCGCGCCACCCAGGAGGTGGACGAGGTGTGGCTCATGCCCACCTTCCGGCACCCCTTCGGCAAGGTGAGCGCCCCCTTCGAGCACCGCGTGCGCATGTGCGAGCGGATGTGCGAGGACGCCGCGGGGTGGCTCAAGACGTCCCCGGTGGAGCGCGAGGTGGGCAAGGACGGGCGCACCGTGGACACCCTGGACTTCCTCCAGGCGCGCCACCCCGGCCACCGCTTCTCGCTCGTCATCGGCTCGGACATCCTCAAGGACCTGCCGCACTGGAAGGACTTCGAGCGCATCCAGCGGCTGGCGCGGGTGGTGGTGCTCTACCGCGCGGGCTATCCGGCGCCGGGCACCGTGGGGCCGCCCCTGGCCGAGGTGTCCTCCACGGACATCCGCGAGCGCCTGGCTCGGGGCGAGCCGCCCACGGACCTCGTCCCCCAGGTGGTGCTCGCCTACGCCCGGGAGCACCACCTGTACGCCTTCTGA
- a CDS encoding exo-beta-N-acetylmuramidase NamZ domain-containing protein, translated as MTRVKTGLDVWVERGFAPLAGKRVGAIVNPTSVDADFRHLADLLARAPGVTLAALFGPEHGIRGEAQYMVAVDDARDRRTGVPVYSLYGSTFESLSPRPEWLEGLDALVFDIQDVGSRYYTYVYTMALAMKAAAQAKLPFYVLDRPNPLNGVTVEGNLVGERYRSFVGLYPLPNRHGMTAGELARLFNEEQGFGCDLTVVPMEGWRREHFWSDTGLPFLPPSPNMPTADTALVYPGMCQGEGTNVSEGRGTCRPFEQFGAPWVDSDALLARLARERLPGVGFRAVGFTPTFDKYTGRSCSGAFIHVTDRRAFLPLRTGIAIFQALYELGQGRGFAWREDAYEFVDDVPAFDLLCGTDQVRRGMEAGWPLDRLLEGFEDQARDFTRRRERHLLYAHGP; from the coding sequence ATGACACGGGTGAAGACGGGATTGGATGTGTGGGTGGAGCGCGGGTTCGCGCCGCTCGCGGGCAAGCGGGTGGGGGCCATCGTCAACCCCACGAGCGTGGACGCGGACTTCCGGCACCTGGCGGACCTGCTCGCGCGCGCCCCCGGCGTGACGCTGGCGGCGCTCTTCGGTCCCGAGCACGGCATCCGCGGCGAGGCCCAGTACATGGTCGCGGTGGACGACGCGCGCGACCGGCGCACGGGCGTGCCCGTGTACAGCCTCTATGGCTCCACCTTCGAGTCGCTCTCGCCGCGCCCCGAGTGGCTCGAGGGCCTGGACGCGCTCGTCTTCGACATCCAGGACGTGGGCAGCCGCTACTACACCTACGTCTACACCATGGCCCTGGCCATGAAGGCCGCCGCCCAGGCGAAGCTGCCCTTCTACGTGCTGGACCGGCCCAACCCCCTCAACGGCGTCACCGTCGAGGGCAACCTCGTGGGCGAGCGCTACCGCTCCTTCGTGGGGCTCTACCCCCTGCCCAACCGCCACGGCATGACGGCGGGGGAGCTCGCCCGGCTCTTCAACGAGGAGCAGGGCTTCGGGTGTGACCTGACGGTGGTGCCCATGGAGGGCTGGCGCCGCGAGCACTTCTGGAGCGACACGGGGCTGCCCTTCCTGCCGCCCTCGCCGAACATGCCCACCGCGGACACGGCGCTCGTCTACCCCGGCATGTGCCAGGGCGAGGGCACCAACGTGTCCGAGGGCCGCGGCACCTGCCGTCCCTTCGAGCAGTTCGGCGCACCCTGGGTGGATTCGGATGCGCTCCTCGCCCGGCTGGCCCGCGAGCGCCTGCCCGGCGTGGGCTTTCGCGCGGTGGGATTCACCCCCACCTTCGACAAGTACACGGGCCGCTCGTGCAGCGGGGCCTTCATCCACGTGACGGACCGGCGCGCCTTCCTGCCCTTGCGCACGGGAATCGCCATCTTCCAGGCCCTGTACGAGCTGGGGCAGGGGCGGGGCTTCGCCTGGCGCGAGGACGCCTACGAGTTCGTGGACGACGTGCCCGCCTTCGATCTGCTGTGCGGCACGGACCAGGTGCGCCGGGGCATGGAGGCGGGCTGGCCCCTGGATCGTTTGCTGGAAGGCTTCGAGGACCAGGCGCGGGACTTCACCCGGCGACGCGAGCGCCACCTGCTGTACGCTCACGGCCCGTGA
- a CDS encoding response regulator produces the protein MKLLLIEDEEKMARLLLRGLSEAGHRVDACGRGEDALEQALTITYDAILLDWNLPDLDGLAVLRRWRERGLRTPVMMLTARGTVGEKVMGLRAGADDYLVKPFAFEELLARLEALHRRDDAQGLARTVGPLVLDARRRVLRHGEREEVLTGREFTLFSELASHGGEVLARSTLLGQVWGEAFDGPPNIVDVYVGYLRGKLKKLQAESVSIQVVRGVGFRLVVEGPG, from the coding sequence GTGAAGCTCTTGCTCATCGAGGACGAGGAGAAGATGGCCCGGCTGCTGCTGCGGGGCCTGTCCGAGGCGGGCCACCGGGTGGACGCATGCGGGCGGGGCGAGGACGCGCTGGAGCAGGCGCTCACCATCACCTACGACGCCATCCTCCTGGACTGGAACCTGCCGGACCTCGATGGGCTGGCGGTGCTGCGGCGCTGGCGGGAGCGGGGCCTGCGCACCCCGGTGATGATGCTCACCGCGCGCGGCACCGTGGGCGAGAAGGTGATGGGCCTGCGCGCCGGGGCGGACGACTACCTCGTCAAGCCCTTCGCCTTCGAGGAGCTGCTCGCGCGGCTGGAGGCCCTGCACCGGCGCGATGACGCCCAGGGGCTCGCGCGCACGGTGGGCCCGCTGGTGCTGGACGCGCGGCGGCGGGTGCTGCGGCACGGCGAGCGGGAGGAGGTGCTCACCGGGCGCGAGTTCACGCTCTTCTCCGAGCTGGCGAGCCATGGGGGCGAGGTGCTCGCGCGCTCCACGCTGCTCGGCCAGGTGTGGGGCGAGGCCTTCGACGGGCCCCCCAACATCGTGGACGTGTACGTGGGCTACCTGCGCGGCAAGCTCAAGAAGCTCCAGGCCGAGTCGGTGTCCATCCAGGTGGTGCGCGGCGTGGGCTTCCGCCTGGTGGTGGAGGGGCCCGGGTGA
- a CDS encoding DUF1109 domain-containing protein: protein MGTPLDPLFTRDVPVAEAARARVLAAAHAELARAPRTRSWRTEALALFAAPTLLSLAVAGVLCVLGRTSLTTVWEHAPALGLLWLASALCAWGALSPRLRRLPLAALGGAGGAAATLVLTRGPAHGVTTLPEWVCTVSHVGVGLVPGVVAVLLLRNAAFQPRRALLAGLSVGTAGAFLGELACSLGPGHVLGYHLSAWAFAAVATLGMARLLPPRSFAP from the coding sequence ATGGGCACGCCGTTGGATCCACTGTTCACCCGGGACGTGCCGGTCGCGGAGGCCGCGCGGGCGCGGGTGCTGGCCGCGGCGCACGCGGAGCTCGCGCGGGCCCCCCGGACGCGGAGCTGGCGCACCGAGGCCCTGGCGCTCTTCGCCGCGCCGACGCTCCTGTCCCTCGCCGTGGCGGGGGTGCTGTGCGTCCTGGGCCGCACGTCCCTGACGACCGTGTGGGAACACGCTCCCGCGCTCGGGCTGCTCTGGCTCGCGAGCGCGCTGTGTGCCTGGGGCGCGCTCTCTCCCCGGCTCCGGCGGCTGCCGCTCGCGGCGCTGGGCGGGGCGGGCGGGGCGGCCGCGACGCTCGTGCTCACCCGGGGCCCGGCCCACGGCGTCACCACGCTGCCCGAGTGGGTCTGCACGGTGAGCCACGTGGGCGTGGGCCTGGTGCCCGGCGTCGTGGCGGTGCTGCTCTTGCGCAACGCCGCCTTCCAGCCCCGCCGCGCCTTGCTCGCGGGCCTGTCCGTGGGCACCGCGGGCGCCTTCCTGGGTGAGCTCGCGTGCTCGCTCGGCCCCGGGCACGTCCTGGGCTACCACCTGTCCGCCTGGGCGTTCGCCGCCGTCGCGACGCTCGGCATGGCTCGTCTCCTCCCACCCCGGTCCTTCGCCCCATGA
- a CDS encoding endonuclease MutS2, with the protein MTVQIAQRTLEDLGYAEVLRALAHRCRTEPGRERALARPFLGTEEAVAEALALVTESRRLAQEQFSLPLGGVTDLRSALELAAKHGLLEPRQLIAAAQLLFAFVRTREALEERQHAVPRLAAISKRLPQLEALATRLDRSFEADGEISDRASPALREARDRVRGLHRRIKAQLDELLHDEGFTPKLRENYYTIRNGRYVVPVVSNYRGEVPGIVHNASQTGQTLFVEPEGLVGLGNDLAIAQSLVTEEERRILQELTNLLGRESDKALEGIAAVAELDEAEAAAVLAADLRASTPDFSGVEDLALVRLRHPRLVLRDAEVVPNDVEMKGEARALVVSGPNAGGKTVTLTAVGLCALMLRAGLPIPAGEGSRMPLYQTVHSTVGDAQDLSQGLSTFSAHVVRLRDISLSVTKNSLVLIDEIAADTDPREGAAIAIAVLEELLGKGAVVLVTTHLEELKALAHLDPRFLNARVGFDAKRMAPTYKLQLGAAGASSAIEVAARMGLPSHICERARDLALNAGGALAKALTATEEERRKLTEELERAKGAAVEAERLRKELEEQKVQFERERKARLMRFNEEVAAASEQAAAEVQELLKVLRAQSNEKAASEARSQLLQRMDEANQRAKAARAELFQVEAPAPADLRVGAWARHSGLNKDVEILELHGEQALVAAGILKMRVPVSELSGTRGGKPKESKFPDRNKQAQQLQRAKAAAPESVPATNYRCDVRGMRAEDALGELESFLDRGMRSGEEAAIIIHGHGTGALRQAIRDYLAASPYIRMFRPGENHEGGDGVTVVAFRA; encoded by the coding sequence ATGACCGTGCAGATCGCTCAGAGAACACTCGAAGACCTTGGCTATGCGGAAGTGCTTCGCGCCCTGGCGCACCGCTGTCGGACCGAACCCGGGAGGGAGCGCGCGCTCGCCCGCCCGTTCCTGGGGACCGAGGAGGCGGTGGCCGAGGCGCTCGCGCTCGTCACCGAGTCGCGGCGGCTGGCCCAGGAACAATTCTCCCTGCCGCTCGGCGGCGTGACGGACCTGCGGAGCGCGCTGGAGCTCGCCGCCAAGCACGGCCTCCTGGAGCCCCGCCAGCTCATCGCCGCGGCCCAGCTCCTGTTCGCCTTCGTGCGCACGCGCGAGGCCCTGGAGGAGCGCCAGCACGCGGTGCCCCGGCTCGCGGCCATCTCCAAGCGGCTGCCCCAGCTCGAGGCGCTCGCCACGCGCCTGGATCGCAGCTTCGAGGCGGACGGGGAGATCTCCGACCGGGCCAGCCCCGCGCTGCGCGAGGCGCGCGACCGGGTGCGCGGCCTGCACCGGCGCATCAAGGCCCAGCTGGACGAGCTGCTCCATGACGAGGGCTTCACGCCCAAGCTGCGCGAGAACTACTACACCATCCGCAATGGCCGGTACGTGGTGCCCGTGGTCTCCAACTACCGCGGCGAGGTGCCCGGCATCGTCCACAACGCGAGCCAGACGGGCCAGACGCTGTTCGTGGAGCCCGAGGGCCTCGTCGGCCTGGGCAACGACCTGGCCATCGCCCAGTCGCTGGTGACCGAGGAGGAGCGGCGCATCCTCCAGGAGCTGACCAACCTGCTCGGGCGCGAGTCGGACAAGGCGCTCGAGGGCATCGCGGCGGTGGCGGAGCTGGACGAGGCGGAGGCGGCGGCGGTGCTGGCGGCGGACCTGCGCGCCTCCACGCCCGACTTCTCCGGCGTGGAGGACCTGGCGCTCGTGCGGCTGCGCCACCCGCGGCTCGTGCTGCGCGACGCCGAGGTGGTGCCCAACGACGTGGAGATGAAGGGCGAGGCCCGGGCGCTCGTGGTGTCCGGCCCCAACGCCGGCGGCAAGACGGTGACGCTCACCGCCGTGGGCCTGTGCGCGCTGATGCTGCGCGCGGGTCTACCCATCCCCGCGGGCGAGGGCTCGCGCATGCCGCTGTACCAGACGGTGCACTCCACCGTGGGCGACGCGCAGGACCTGTCCCAGGGCCTGTCCACGTTCAGCGCCCACGTGGTGCGCCTGCGCGACATCTCCCTGTCGGTGACGAAGAACTCGCTCGTGCTCATCGACGAGATCGCCGCCGACACGGACCCGCGCGAGGGCGCCGCCATCGCCATCGCCGTGCTGGAGGAGCTGCTCGGCAAGGGCGCGGTGGTGCTCGTCACCACGCACCTGGAGGAGCTCAAGGCGCTCGCGCACCTGGACCCGCGCTTCCTCAACGCCCGCGTGGGCTTCGATGCCAAGCGCATGGCGCCCACGTACAAGCTGCAGCTGGGCGCGGCCGGTGCGTCGTCGGCCATCGAGGTGGCCGCGCGCATGGGCCTGCCCTCACACATCTGCGAGCGCGCGCGCGACCTGGCGCTCAACGCCGGCGGCGCGCTGGCCAAGGCGCTCACCGCCACCGAGGAGGAGCGCCGCAAGCTCACCGAGGAGCTGGAGCGCGCCAAGGGGGCCGCCGTCGAGGCCGAGCGCCTGCGCAAGGAGCTGGAGGAGCAGAAGGTCCAGTTCGAGCGCGAGCGCAAGGCGCGGCTCATGCGCTTCAACGAGGAGGTGGCCGCCGCGAGCGAGCAGGCCGCGGCCGAGGTGCAGGAGCTGCTCAAGGTGCTCCGGGCCCAGTCCAACGAGAAGGCGGCGAGCGAGGCCCGCTCGCAGCTGCTCCAGCGCATGGACGAAGCCAACCAGCGCGCCAAGGCGGCGCGCGCGGAGCTCTTCCAGGTGGAGGCCCCCGCCCCCGCCGATCTCCGGGTGGGCGCGTGGGCACGGCACTCGGGCCTCAACAAGGACGTGGAGATCCTCGAGCTGCACGGCGAGCAGGCGCTGGTGGCCGCGGGCATCCTGAAGATGCGGGTGCCGGTGAGCGAGCTGTCCGGCACGCGCGGCGGCAAGCCCAAGGAGTCCAAGTTCCCCGATCGCAACAAGCAGGCCCAGCAACTGCAGCGCGCCAAGGCGGCGGCCCCCGAGTCGGTGCCGGCGACGAACTACCGCTGCGACGTGCGCGGCATGCGGGCCGAGGACGCATTGGGCGAGCTGGAGTCCTTCCTCGACCGGGGCATGCGCAGCGGCGAGGAGGCGGCCATCATCATCCACGGCCACGGCACGGGCGCGCTGCGTCAGGCCATCCGCGACTACCTCGCGGCCTCGCCCTACATCCGCATGTTCCGTCCGGGAGAGAACCACGAGGGCGGTGACGGCGTGACGGTGGTCGCCTTCCGGGCGTGA